A genomic region of Alicyclobacillus sp. SO9 contains the following coding sequences:
- a CDS encoding RNA polymerase sigma factor codes for MDAKAAANQLFHEYKTELYRYALFVLGNPDDAEDVIQEVFLRVLRYWDGFREDASPKTWLWHILKNCVTDSIRKRQRNGKRTAQLDVNLVDSGAPLDSMVEWEEILKVLSHKQRQVVYLRLIADYSTSQAAELLGYTAGTVRVVLHRAVSKLRKHVQADWFRTAHNTALSHSSAMTGKRDERL; via the coding sequence ATGGATGCCAAAGCAGCGGCAAACCAGCTGTTTCACGAATATAAGACAGAATTATATCGCTATGCGCTCTTCGTGCTGGGAAATCCCGATGATGCTGAAGACGTTATACAGGAAGTCTTTCTGCGCGTGTTGCGTTACTGGGACGGGTTTCGAGAAGATGCGAGCCCTAAGACGTGGTTGTGGCACATACTAAAAAACTGTGTAACAGACAGCATCCGAAAGCGGCAGAGAAACGGGAAGCGTACTGCACAACTGGACGTGAATCTTGTGGACTCCGGTGCGCCTCTCGATTCGATGGTGGAGTGGGAAGAGATTCTCAAAGTCCTTTCGCATAAACAACGACAGGTCGTATACCTTCGTTTGATTGCCGATTATTCGACTTCCCAAGCGGCAGAGTTGCTGGGGTATACGGCGGGGACAGTCAGGGTTGTGCTGCATCGTGCTGTCTCGAAACTGAGAAAGCACGTGCAAGCGGACTGGTTTCGAACAGCGCACAATACCGCATTGTCACATTCAAGCGCGATGACTGGGAAAAGAGATGAACGCTTATGA
- a CDS encoding DUF3147 family protein: protein MKALMPYLIRFFVGGMTVAGVSLLANVSPRISGLLAAFPAVFLTALVLIRFSAGHGQTVHFARGGIHGAIGTMLTAVVTLAGLLANLPWYAAIAGGLIAYASYGLFIVAKSRA from the coding sequence ATGAAAGCACTGATGCCTTACCTGATTCGATTTTTTGTCGGGGGCATGACGGTTGCTGGTGTCAGTTTACTTGCAAACGTGTCACCCCGGATTTCCGGATTGCTTGCAGCGTTTCCTGCAGTGTTTCTAACTGCTCTCGTTCTGATTCGTTTTTCTGCCGGACATGGGCAGACGGTTCACTTCGCCCGCGGCGGCATTCACGGAGCAATCGGAACAATGTTAACTGCGGTGGTCACGCTCGCTGGCTTACTTGCTAACCTGCCGTGGTATGCTGCAATTGCAGGAGGACTCATAGCTTACGCGTCCTACGGTCTGTTCATCGTCGCGAAATCACGTGCTTGA
- the pstA gene encoding phosphate ABC transporter permease PstA — protein MRTSRRTSRKFRSYMGWTLAWIATGLVLFGLIDMIGTIIVKGVMSFRWDMLTTVTHGYGGGLQNAILGTLELVVISTVIAAPLGVLGGVYVSEFAHHRVAGVIRFLTEVLSGVPSIVIGYFGYLLMVMRWGWGFSPLAAGIALTIIMLPYILRTTESSLTQVPLPQREAAWALGMTRFQAVSKVTWRPAASGILTGLLLAVAIGMGETAPLIYTAGWSSLNPNFHLLHSQVGYLTYVIWTYIDMPYSQSHALAYSAAFILVVIILIIQIVLRLWINRRELSRD, from the coding sequence ATGAGAACTTCTCGACGAACGAGCCGTAAGTTCCGTTCCTACATGGGCTGGACACTGGCTTGGATTGCGACGGGGCTCGTACTCTTTGGACTCATTGATATGATTGGAACCATTATCGTAAAGGGCGTTATGTCTTTCCGCTGGGACATGCTGACTACTGTCACGCACGGCTATGGCGGAGGGCTTCAAAATGCAATTCTGGGGACCTTGGAACTCGTTGTAATTTCCACAGTGATTGCAGCGCCCCTAGGTGTGTTGGGAGGCGTCTACGTCTCTGAATTTGCCCATCACCGAGTGGCCGGAGTCATACGCTTTCTGACTGAGGTTTTGTCAGGCGTCCCGTCGATTGTCATCGGGTACTTTGGCTACCTGTTAATGGTTATGCGCTGGGGTTGGGGATTCTCCCCCCTTGCAGCAGGCATTGCTTTAACGATTATAATGTTACCGTATATCCTCCGTACCACAGAATCGAGTCTCACACAGGTTCCTCTGCCCCAACGTGAAGCCGCATGGGCGCTTGGGATGACACGCTTTCAGGCAGTGTCGAAAGTAACGTGGCGGCCTGCGGCAAGCGGTATTCTGACAGGTCTCTTGCTGGCTGTTGCCATCGGGATGGGAGAGACTGCCCCGCTCATTTATACTGCAGGGTGGTCGTCTCTAAATCCGAATTTCCATTTGTTGCACAGTCAGGTCGGTTATCTGACATACGTGATTTGGACATATATCGACATGCCCTACTCACAGTCACATGCTTTGGCGTACAGTGCAGCTTTCATACTGGTTGTGATTATACTTATTATTCAAATCGTATTGCGCCTGTGGATTAATCGCAGGGAGTTGTCCAGGGACTGA
- a CDS encoding diacylglycerol kinase family protein: MYHFLVNRSAGNGRGEKAWREIQGVLEQRRTEYRVSYPGNAEEAVQHVRSLEPSVETVVIVGGDGSVQSVLRELMVRKLHVGIIPAGSGNDLARGLNIPMTPKAALEVLFTGRPFPVDVIRHGEQAYATAIGVGFDGAVAFAANHSWYKKWLNALGLGRLAYVAALIKTLFHYKPADIELILDGRHLHLTKVWLIAISNFPSYGGGMKICPQAQPDDGYLNICAVHHVSRLEVIRVFPKVYSGTHTSHPAVKMFTAKRVQVHASKPLLAHGDGESIGQSPIEAELQMGSVLVVSHANAAARHGAKGSAKGNLEFSPDSAGNT, encoded by the coding sequence GTGTATCACTTTTTGGTCAATCGCAGCGCGGGAAATGGAAGAGGAGAAAAAGCCTGGAGAGAGATTCAGGGAGTCCTTGAACAGCGGCGTACAGAGTACCGGGTATCCTATCCAGGAAACGCTGAGGAAGCCGTCCAGCACGTGAGGAGCCTTGAACCTTCTGTAGAAACTGTCGTCATTGTCGGTGGAGACGGATCAGTGCAGAGTGTGTTGCGCGAATTAATGGTAAGAAAACTGCATGTAGGCATCATCCCGGCTGGCTCCGGAAACGATTTAGCCCGTGGATTGAACATTCCCATGACACCAAAAGCAGCGTTGGAGGTATTGTTCACGGGTCGTCCTTTTCCTGTTGACGTTATCCGGCATGGAGAACAGGCCTATGCGACTGCCATTGGCGTCGGCTTTGACGGAGCTGTGGCCTTCGCCGCAAACCATTCCTGGTATAAAAAATGGCTGAACGCTTTGGGTCTTGGCCGCCTTGCGTACGTAGCAGCATTGATAAAGACACTGTTTCACTATAAACCGGCGGATATAGAGTTGATACTAGATGGACGGCATCTGCATTTAACCAAAGTATGGTTGATCGCCATTAGTAATTTCCCATCCTACGGCGGAGGAATGAAAATCTGCCCCCAGGCACAGCCAGATGACGGCTACCTGAACATTTGCGCCGTGCATCATGTCAGCCGTCTCGAAGTCATCCGAGTGTTTCCAAAGGTTTATTCGGGGACTCACACGAGCCATCCTGCTGTAAAGATGTTTACGGCGAAGCGCGTACAAGTTCATGCATCAAAACCCCTGCTTGCCCACGGAGACGGAGAATCCATCGGACAATCGCCGATTGAAGCGGAACTGCAGATGGGCAGTGTCCTGGTTGTCTCTCATGCAAACGCCGCTGCCAGGCACGGTGCGAAAGGCAGTGCTAAGGGCAATCTGGAATTCTCCCCAGACAGCGCTGGCAACACGTGA
- the murF gene encoding UDP-N-acetylmuramoyl-tripeptide--D-alanyl-D-alanine ligase — MLTLTAETAARIIGGQLLSGPANAQIKGLTIDSREIQPGFMFVAFEGQHVDGHDYISQAVQNGATAVLVGKDNAPETPANIATIKSDDALAAIQKLAVYERDHCTGPVVAVTGSNGKTTTKEMLKSVFATLGPCLATKQNQNNELGLPLTLLRHDASHTSIVVEMGMRARGEIEELSTIAKPTTGIITNIGHSHLELLGSQEQIALAKTELLESLPEDGYAVLLSDDPWLRKLAHKTSAQIVWFGMSEDCDAWAENVSIAGNSTMFTAHVLGSSAKVTLPTLGQHNVLNALSALLAGAVNGLQLQKMAEALQQVSSVSGRLHQVPGKDDRIIIDDCYNASPSSMSASLHVLQQVAGQKNMPAAAILGDMYELGTFAEEGHRQTGALAAQMGIQHVITVGQMSRWIAEGVRKMGKTAVHEFSDTKALLEELDRILPPHSAVLVKASRGMHLEEIVRALT; from the coding sequence ATGTTGACCCTTACTGCCGAAACAGCGGCACGCATCATCGGCGGCCAACTGCTGTCGGGACCGGCAAATGCTCAAATTAAAGGACTCACCATAGACAGTCGCGAAATTCAGCCAGGTTTTATGTTCGTTGCGTTTGAAGGCCAACACGTTGACGGACACGACTACATCTCACAGGCTGTTCAAAACGGGGCGACAGCCGTGCTAGTGGGCAAAGATAACGCTCCTGAAACACCGGCCAACATAGCCACGATTAAGAGCGACGATGCCCTTGCTGCAATACAAAAACTGGCCGTTTACGAACGAGATCACTGCACCGGTCCAGTGGTTGCCGTTACAGGGAGCAACGGGAAGACCACAACAAAGGAGATGCTGAAATCCGTCTTCGCAACACTTGGTCCATGTCTTGCCACAAAACAAAACCAAAACAACGAACTCGGCTTGCCGCTCACACTCTTGCGACACGATGCTTCTCACACCTCAATTGTCGTGGAGATGGGAATGAGAGCAAGAGGTGAAATAGAAGAACTGAGCACGATTGCGAAACCGACCACGGGAATTATCACCAACATTGGCCACAGCCACCTCGAACTCCTGGGCAGCCAAGAGCAGATTGCCCTGGCCAAAACAGAACTGTTAGAATCACTCCCCGAAGACGGTTATGCGGTTCTGCTCAGTGACGACCCTTGGCTGAGGAAACTCGCTCATAAGACTTCAGCTCAGATTGTATGGTTCGGGATGAGTGAAGATTGCGATGCGTGGGCCGAGAACGTGTCCATTGCAGGTAATTCTACTATGTTTACAGCTCATGTGCTTGGAAGTTCGGCTAAAGTGACGCTTCCGACACTGGGTCAGCACAATGTCCTGAATGCACTCTCGGCGCTCTTGGCGGGTGCTGTGAACGGATTACAGCTGCAAAAGATGGCCGAAGCGCTGCAACAGGTTTCGTCAGTCTCAGGGAGGCTTCACCAGGTACCAGGTAAAGACGACCGCATCATTATTGACGACTGCTACAACGCCAGTCCAAGTTCGATGAGTGCAAGTCTGCACGTGCTTCAACAGGTGGCCGGACAGAAGAACATGCCTGCAGCGGCAATTTTGGGCGATATGTATGAGTTGGGCACATTTGCCGAGGAAGGGCACAGACAGACCGGAGCCTTAGCTGCCCAAATGGGGATACAGCACGTGATTACAGTCGGACAAATGTCCCGTTGGATTGCCGAGGGGGTCCGCAAAATGGGTAAGACGGCCGTACACGAATTCTCTGACACCAAAGCACTTCTCGAAGAACTCGACCGGATACTCCCGCCGCACTCCGCAGTGCTTGTTAAAGCATCACGCGGTATGCACTTGGAGGAAATTGTTCGCGCACTCACTTGA
- the pstS gene encoding phosphate ABC transporter substrate-binding protein PstS, producing MAKMTKLTTAASAAAILVAVAGCGTANNTSGGNTSSGNGAQSSGGSQKVTLAETGSSLLYPLFNGQWIDAYKSVDSNVTLTAGSTGSGNGISQSLAGTVQIGASDAYLSKAVMQQHSGMLNIPMAISAQQIMYNIPGLNKKHLHLSGNVIGQVYEGKIKYWDNSAIKALNPGVSLPHKQIVPVRRSDGSGDTFLFTQFLSKTNTAWGNQVHYGTTVSWPKVSAEVGAKGNEGVVTDLANDKYSIGYVGISWLDKATQKGVGYAALKNKSGNFVLPNSTNIKAAAANLPSVPADERVSLIEMPGKNSYPIINFEYAIVKSQQKDAATAKALKKFLDWAISPTGGNQAKYLNPVHFRPLPSNIEPKSKAQIAKIKG from the coding sequence ATGGCAAAAATGACAAAATTGACAACAGCAGCATCTGCAGCCGCCATTTTAGTCGCAGTTGCAGGTTGTGGCACAGCAAATAACACGTCCGGCGGGAATACAAGCAGCGGCAACGGCGCGCAATCAAGCGGTGGAAGCCAGAAGGTCACTTTGGCTGAAACGGGTTCGTCACTGCTGTATCCGCTGTTTAACGGTCAGTGGATTGATGCATATAAGTCAGTTGATTCCAATGTAACATTGACAGCAGGGTCTACCGGCAGCGGAAACGGTATTTCTCAGTCACTGGCAGGAACCGTTCAAATTGGTGCGTCTGACGCGTATCTGTCTAAGGCAGTGATGCAGCAGCATTCAGGTATGTTGAACATTCCGATGGCCATATCTGCACAGCAGATTATGTATAACATTCCAGGTCTGAACAAGAAGCACCTTCACCTTTCCGGCAATGTGATTGGCCAGGTTTACGAAGGGAAAATCAAGTACTGGGACAACTCGGCTATCAAAGCCTTGAACCCTGGTGTCAGCCTTCCGCACAAACAAATCGTACCGGTTCGTCGTTCTGACGGAAGTGGAGATACATTCTTGTTCACGCAGTTCTTGTCGAAGACAAATACTGCATGGGGCAATCAGGTTCACTATGGCACCACCGTATCCTGGCCGAAGGTATCAGCCGAAGTTGGCGCAAAAGGGAACGAGGGTGTTGTGACCGACCTAGCCAACGACAAGTACAGCATCGGCTATGTGGGTATCAGCTGGTTGGATAAGGCCACCCAAAAAGGTGTCGGCTATGCAGCACTGAAGAACAAGTCCGGAAACTTTGTTCTGCCGAACAGCACGAACATCAAGGCGGCGGCTGCAAACCTGCCGAGTGTGCCTGCAGACGAGCGCGTGTCCTTGATTGAGATGCCAGGGAAGAATTCTTACCCCATCATCAACTTTGAGTACGCCATTGTAAAGTCCCAGCAGAAAGACGCTGCGACGGCAAAAGCACTGAAGAAATTCTTGGACTGGGCGATTAGCCCCACCGGAGGAAACCAGGCGAAGTACTTGAATCCTGTGCACTTCCGTCCGTTGCCTTCGAACATTGAGCCGAAGAGCAAAGCTCAAATTGCGAAGATTAAAGGCTAA
- the pstC gene encoding phosphate ABC transporter permease subunit PstC, with the protein MRQVSSKTKVADKIFTVATGICAGSPLVFLVTIAAIVVLESIPSIRFMGWHFLTQIQWNFGNMYGAMEKVHGVMAPSGASYGGLVFIVGTLATSVIAIAIAVPISIFTAVILAYQVRGRLRLALSILVELLAGIPSVIFGLWGIVVLAPWMSHRFGPFLAHLGTVIPYLKGPVGTGMGLLTSGIVLALMITPIITATTRDLLQQVPILYREGGLGIGMTTWEVVRLISIPYVKDGLVGAIALGWGRAMGETMAVLMVSGSAMNFLPKNIYSPISTMAATIADQLDSALTDATHMAVHALSELALVLMVLTLLTNLLARWLVTRTGQKRRAGVKA; encoded by the coding sequence ATGCGGCAAGTAAGTTCAAAAACGAAAGTTGCCGACAAGATCTTCACAGTGGCTACTGGCATTTGTGCCGGTAGCCCACTTGTGTTTCTTGTCACAATTGCTGCGATTGTTGTCTTGGAGTCGATTCCGAGTATTCGTTTTATGGGTTGGCATTTTCTCACGCAGATTCAATGGAATTTCGGGAACATGTACGGTGCAATGGAAAAAGTTCACGGAGTGATGGCACCATCGGGTGCTTCCTACGGTGGACTTGTTTTTATTGTTGGCACATTGGCCACCTCCGTTATTGCCATTGCCATTGCCGTCCCAATCTCGATTTTTACGGCAGTCATTTTGGCTTATCAAGTTCGCGGTCGTCTTCGCTTAGCTCTTTCCATCCTTGTTGAACTGCTGGCCGGTATTCCAAGTGTCATTTTCGGGCTGTGGGGTATCGTCGTTCTTGCGCCGTGGATGTCCCATCGCTTTGGCCCCTTCCTCGCACATCTGGGCACGGTCATTCCCTATCTCAAGGGTCCCGTAGGAACCGGCATGGGCTTACTGACCAGCGGCATTGTGTTGGCTTTGATGATTACTCCCATTATTACGGCTACAACTCGGGATTTATTACAGCAAGTCCCTATTCTTTACCGAGAAGGCGGATTAGGGATTGGGATGACTACCTGGGAAGTGGTGCGTCTCATTTCAATTCCGTACGTGAAGGATGGCCTAGTCGGTGCAATTGCACTTGGTTGGGGTAGAGCGATGGGGGAAACCATGGCGGTACTGATGGTAAGCGGGAGCGCAATGAATTTTCTCCCGAAGAACATTTACAGTCCGATTTCCACTATGGCTGCAACCATAGCTGACCAACTTGACAGCGCTTTGACAGATGCAACGCATATGGCGGTTCACGCACTGTCTGAGCTCGCCCTGGTGCTGATGGTGTTGACGCTGCTTACCAATCTACTGGCCCGGTGGCTGGTCACTCGGACCGGACAAAAGCGGCGCGCGGGGGTGAAGGCATGA
- a CDS encoding bifunctional GNAT family N-acetyltransferase/carbon-nitrogen hydrolase family protein, with the protein MEKLDVSKFERKIILRNIQESDIDDIIALQQLCFPNMEPWKPEHLLSHLEIFPEGQFCVEYEGKLVGSASSLIVNFDEYDDQHTWDDITDGGYITNHDSDGFNLYGIEVQVHPSYRNMNIGQRLYEARKELARRLNLKSIIIGGRMPLYSQHAQEMSPREYVEQVGRHNLHDPVLTFQLRNGFTLMRINPEYLPDDKASRRYATLMEWNNVDYRATNRRRFRTSFPVRICTIQYAMKRVSSFAEFAQQVEYYVDVAADYESDFAVFPELLTTQLMSCIDEKRPSEAVRHLAQFTEPYIELFEDLAVRYNINIIGGSHFVEEENELYNVAYLFRRDGTIEKQYKLHVTPNERKWWGISGGDEVKVFDTDCGKIAIQICYDVQFPELARIATDAGANIIFTPFCTDDRQGYLRVRYCSQARAVENQIFTVISGTVGNLSQVENMDIQYAQSGIFSPSDYTFARDGIVGECNPNIETVVVGDVDLEILRRGRRTGTVRPLRDRRRELFEVRLKQQATPVNKKRL; encoded by the coding sequence TTGGAGAAATTGGATGTTAGTAAATTCGAGCGGAAAATTATACTGAGAAACATTCAGGAGTCAGATATTGACGACATTATTGCTTTGCAGCAGCTTTGTTTTCCCAACATGGAGCCCTGGAAGCCTGAGCATTTACTCAGTCATTTAGAGATTTTTCCAGAGGGGCAGTTCTGTGTTGAGTATGAGGGGAAATTGGTGGGGTCTGCGTCAAGCCTGATTGTCAACTTTGACGAGTACGACGACCAGCACACTTGGGACGATATTACAGACGGAGGTTATATCACCAACCACGATTCTGACGGCTTTAATTTATATGGCATAGAAGTTCAGGTACATCCGTCCTACCGCAATATGAACATCGGGCAACGCCTGTATGAGGCACGCAAGGAACTGGCTCGACGCCTGAATCTAAAAAGCATCATTATTGGGGGCAGGATGCCGCTGTATTCGCAGCACGCTCAGGAAATGTCGCCGCGGGAGTATGTGGAGCAGGTAGGACGGCATAATTTACACGATCCCGTTTTGACCTTTCAACTTCGCAACGGCTTCACACTGATGCGAATTAATCCAGAGTATCTGCCGGATGACAAAGCTTCAAGACGCTATGCAACCTTGATGGAGTGGAACAACGTTGACTACCGGGCAACGAACCGCCGGCGCTTTCGCACCTCCTTTCCAGTCCGCATCTGTACAATTCAATACGCCATGAAACGGGTGAGCTCCTTTGCAGAGTTTGCTCAACAAGTCGAATACTACGTTGATGTAGCAGCAGACTATGAGTCTGATTTCGCGGTGTTTCCGGAATTACTGACGACACAGCTCATGTCTTGCATTGATGAAAAAAGACCGAGTGAGGCAGTCCGACACTTGGCTCAATTTACCGAGCCATACATTGAACTGTTTGAGGACTTGGCGGTACGCTACAACATCAATATCATTGGCGGCTCGCATTTCGTGGAAGAAGAGAATGAACTCTATAACGTCGCATATCTGTTTCGCAGAGACGGTACGATTGAAAAGCAGTACAAGCTTCATGTAACACCTAATGAACGCAAATGGTGGGGTATCAGCGGCGGAGATGAAGTGAAGGTATTTGATACTGACTGTGGCAAAATTGCCATCCAAATTTGCTATGACGTGCAATTCCCGGAACTGGCTCGGATTGCTACAGATGCGGGTGCCAACATCATTTTTACTCCGTTCTGTACAGATGACAGACAGGGCTATCTGAGGGTGCGTTACTGTTCTCAGGCACGAGCAGTAGAAAACCAGATTTTCACGGTCATTTCCGGAACAGTCGGCAATCTGTCTCAAGTTGAAAACATGGATATTCAGTATGCGCAGTCCGGAATTTTCTCTCCGTCAGACTACACTTTTGCGCGGGACGGAATCGTCGGAGAGTGCAATCCCAACATCGAGACGGTAGTTGTAGGGGATGTAGACCTGGAAATACTCCGGCGGGGGCGTAGAACCGGTACTGTGCGGCCATTACGTGATCGAAGAAGAGAACTGTTTGAAGTTCGCTTAAAACAGCAGGCTACACCTGTTAACAAAAAGCGTTTGTGA
- the pstB gene encoding phosphate ABC transporter ATP-binding protein PstB: MGEAISVSNLQAWYGSQLTLKSIDMELRANEVTAIIGPSGCGKSTFIRCLNRMHETVPNARAEGAIRLGDKDLFDMDPVDVRRLIGMVFQKANPFPTLSIFDNIALGMKLGGIRNKRELSDRVQQSLQMAALWDEVKDRMDKPATALSGGQQQRLCIARALAVEPEVLLMDEPASALDPISTLRVEELVQQLKGSYTIVIVTHNMQQAARIADRTAFFLNGELVEMDDTTQIFTAPSDKRTEDYITGRFG, encoded by the coding sequence ATGGGGGAAGCCATTTCCGTTTCAAACCTACAGGCATGGTATGGCTCACAGTTGACGCTAAAGAGCATTGATATGGAACTTCGCGCCAACGAAGTAACAGCCATTATCGGACCCTCGGGTTGCGGGAAATCGACGTTTATCCGCTGTCTGAACAGGATGCACGAAACGGTGCCCAATGCGCGGGCAGAGGGAGCAATAAGACTTGGAGACAAAGACCTGTTCGATATGGATCCCGTTGACGTACGCCGCCTAATTGGCATGGTGTTTCAAAAGGCAAATCCATTTCCTACCTTATCTATTTTCGACAACATTGCTTTGGGAATGAAGCTTGGCGGTATCCGCAATAAGCGCGAACTTTCGGACAGAGTGCAGCAGAGCCTTCAAATGGCTGCGCTGTGGGATGAAGTCAAAGACCGCATGGACAAACCGGCAACTGCACTTTCCGGAGGTCAGCAGCAGCGTTTGTGTATCGCTCGCGCCTTGGCTGTTGAACCGGAAGTGTTACTGATGGATGAGCCTGCATCAGCGCTTGACCCGATTTCCACGCTCCGTGTAGAAGAACTGGTACAGCAGTTAAAAGGGTCTTATACAATCGTGATTGTTACACATAACATGCAGCAAGCGGCTCGAATTGCGGACCGCACTGCGTTCTTTTTAAATGGAGAACTCGTTGAGATGGATGATACGACACAAATCTTTACAGCTCCGTCAGACAAGCGTACTGAAGATTATATTACGGGGCGCTTTGGCTAG
- the phoU gene encoding phosphate signaling complex protein PhoU has protein sequence MDNRQAFDLALRQLRTKLLQMGEMVAGAIQQAVQALEDANLDAAAEVRDNDKNVNHMEHEIEDLCIRLIATQQPVATDLRKIVAGMRIASDLERIGDLAVDVAKTVIRLDGEKPVETMPEIKKMAAVTDSMITDALNAYVENRTDLARKLADEDDKVDKTYRQIVENLFLASGQQPEAVPYAMYVAFIGRYLERVGDHATNIGESVIYIVSGDRSDLN, from the coding sequence ATGGACAACAGACAAGCTTTTGACTTAGCGTTGCGTCAGTTGCGAACAAAGCTGTTGCAAATGGGTGAGATGGTGGCAGGCGCCATACAGCAAGCGGTACAGGCGCTAGAGGACGCCAATCTCGATGCTGCAGCAGAAGTGCGGGACAACGACAAGAACGTGAACCACATGGAACACGAGATTGAGGACCTCTGTATCCGGTTGATTGCTACCCAGCAGCCAGTGGCCACCGATCTCAGGAAGATTGTCGCAGGGATGCGGATTGCGTCCGACCTCGAACGTATCGGCGACTTGGCAGTGGACGTTGCCAAAACTGTCATTCGTCTGGACGGCGAAAAACCGGTGGAGACCATGCCTGAAATCAAGAAAATGGCCGCTGTTACGGACTCTATGATAACGGATGCGTTAAATGCATACGTGGAGAACCGTACAGATTTGGCACGCAAGCTTGCAGATGAGGACGATAAGGTTGACAAAACATATCGTCAGATTGTGGAAAACTTGTTCCTTGCCAGCGGCCAACAGCCCGAAGCGGTCCCCTATGCAATGTATGTCGCGTTCATTGGGCGATATTTAGAACGGGTTGGCGATCACGCTACAAACATTGGCGAGAGTGTTATTTACATCGTATCCGGTGACAGGTCTGATTTGAACTAA
- a CDS encoding MFS transporter: MKDKSHRGEQGAFGSLSAADGKNGQTERSLFWNKKYLFLMAAQAVSNLGDWLYILALFVLIGFRWHATPLVISGMMLALTAPMAVLGPFTGVLADKWNRTTLMLVSNLVMAGLVAVIPWLPSKWMLFGVLVLVGIFESLFNPAEAGKLKEIVSDNHMKKAVSINSSITQLAKVVGPGLSGVIVATLGSASAFWLDSLSFIVSSLFLPFTGFQSQTDGLHNSSTAKNQSAADGITEEKPQEGAGKRFVAGLQHIRRVRMLFAGTLILTVALLLIQLTDAQIVTLIRLVPDASSGLLGLIMALSGGGALLGALLVNVIKWKSASGIMAVGVLGCGVGLGGSALLVAFAHATGHITAVWMATIIGTALLVGVCAAFIFVPFQTMAQRSTPSHLTGRVFGTIGSLTTAAALVGPALGGVIVSILGAIAGFLITSATLLMLGASIFVTRRWLEGTDASANSSITQ; this comes from the coding sequence TTGAAAGACAAATCGCATCGAGGTGAACAGGGGGCTTTTGGCAGTTTATCTGCTGCTGACGGCAAGAATGGGCAGACTGAACGAAGTCTGTTTTGGAACAAGAAGTACCTGTTTTTGATGGCCGCGCAGGCTGTCTCAAATCTGGGTGACTGGCTCTACATACTGGCGCTATTTGTGCTAATAGGATTTCGTTGGCATGCAACACCGCTGGTGATTTCCGGGATGATGCTGGCGCTCACAGCCCCGATGGCCGTCCTTGGTCCCTTCACTGGCGTTCTGGCTGACAAATGGAATCGAACAACGCTGATGTTAGTATCCAACTTGGTCATGGCAGGACTTGTGGCCGTGATACCGTGGTTACCCTCAAAATGGATGTTGTTTGGTGTTCTTGTCTTAGTGGGCATTTTTGAATCATTGTTTAATCCTGCGGAAGCGGGCAAATTAAAGGAAATTGTTTCTGATAATCACATGAAGAAAGCTGTATCTATAAATTCCTCGATTACTCAGCTGGCAAAGGTAGTGGGACCTGGATTGAGCGGGGTTATCGTTGCGACCCTTGGTTCTGCGTCGGCCTTTTGGCTCGATTCCCTGTCGTTTATTGTCTCCAGTCTTTTCTTGCCATTCACCGGCTTTCAGTCCCAAACAGACGGATTGCACAATTCCAGCACAGCAAAAAATCAATCTGCGGCAGATGGGATTACCGAAGAAAAACCTCAAGAGGGCGCCGGGAAGCGTTTTGTCGCAGGACTTCAGCATATTCGCCGAGTCCGCATGCTGTTTGCAGGGACACTGATTCTGACCGTTGCCCTGCTTTTAATTCAGTTAACTGACGCGCAAATCGTCACACTTATCCGCTTAGTGCCGGATGCATCATCCGGTCTTCTGGGGCTTATCATGGCACTCTCAGGCGGCGGAGCTTTGTTGGGGGCACTGTTGGTGAACGTCATAAAGTGGAAATCAGCGAGTGGAATCATGGCTGTTGGAGTGCTGGGCTGCGGCGTCGGTTTGGGAGGCTCTGCTCTGCTCGTGGCATTCGCACATGCAACAGGACATATCACTGCTGTTTGGATGGCGACCATCATAGGCACGGCTCTGTTGGTCGGTGTCTGCGCAGCCTTCATATTTGTTCCCTTCCAGACAATGGCACAGCGCAGTACTCCGTCACATCTAACCGGACGCGTGTTTGGAACGATTGGGAGTCTGACGACTGCTGCAGCCCTGGTCGGGCCGGCGCTGGGCGGAGTCATCGTCTCCATTCTGGGTGCCATTGCGGGATTTCTTATTACCAGTGCGACTTTACTAATGCTTGGGGCATCCATATTTGTCACTCGACGTTGGTTGGAGGGGACAGATGCATCGGCAAATTCTTCAATCACTCAGTGA